One window of the Sander lucioperca isolate FBNREF2018 chromosome 5, SLUC_FBN_1.2, whole genome shotgun sequence genome contains the following:
- the si:ch211-151h10.2 gene encoding uncharacterized protein si:ch211-151h10.2 isoform X3 — MALAGCVHALKWRLRPGHNQGESPLRTKQDVVTENRNNHYLWMSRSRSPGHDFSLALALADSLLLCVLQEPLPDPRGPHIKALLSRLESVSHTLEKADVGSEETLEEVGRESVLIDKVNLIRTYLQQRMRSLCRLIQVQGDFDVSVKDMLEGLEGLWAQLEELHTGVTLTKEGGRGHGDLASAQADAETLFAVLGHYRNSLQCCQAHLRDSTQLLQELTWSHTHMSNSVSSSSESVWPELLLQSNIEQFDKVQESFLSVEQQTSTFQAHLEGLGKGDQEGHVGPLAHANGARSHSASPQTSLHLYGDVQRRDSTSASASVSSTEVDTDTDIDGPLSLCERSALQFTSTIERLRKSGRRK; from the exons ATGGCTCTGGCAGGTTGTGTCCATGCCCTGAAGTGGCGCCTGCGGCCAGGACACAACCAG GGGGAGTCTCCACTGAGGACAAAGCAGGACGTTGTTACAGAAAACAGGAACAACCACTATTTATG GATGTCCCGGTCAAGGAGCCCGGGCCACGACTTTTCTCTGGCCCTCGCCCTGGCCGACagcctgctgctgtgtgtgcttCAGGAGCCCCTGCCAGACCCCAGGGGGCCCCACATCAAGGCTCTCCTCTCCAGGCTGGAG TCCGTGTCTCACACACTTGAGAAGGCTGATGTTGGGTCAGAGGAGACACTGGAGGAAGTGGGCCGAGAGTCTGTACTGATAGACAAAGTGAATCTCATCCGCACATACCTGCAGCAGAG GATGAGGTCCCTGTGTAGACTGATCCAGGTGCAGGGGGATTTTGACGTCAGTGTGAAGGACATGCTAGAGGGCCTGGAAGGCCTCTGGGCCCAGCTGGAGGAGCTGCACACTGGGGTCACACTCACCAAAGAGGGGGGCCGAGGCCACGGAGACCTGGCCTCTGCCCAGGCAGATGCAGAG ACTTTGTTCGCAGTCTTGGGTCACTACAGGAACAGCCTTCAGTGCTGCCAGGCTCATCTGAGGGACAGCACACAGCTACTGCAG GAGTTAACCTGGAGTCACACTCACATGAGCAACAGTGTGAGCAGCAGCAGTGAGTCAGTCTGGCCAGAGCTGTTGCTTCAGTCCAACATCGAGCAG TTTGACAAGGTGCAGGAGAGTTTCCTCTCCGTGGAACAACAGACCTCTACGTTCCAGGCCCACCTGGAGGGACTTGGGAAGGGGGATCAGGAGGGACATGTAGGGCCCCTCGCTCACGCTAACGGGGCCCGTTCACACTCAGCCTCTCCACAGACTTCCCTACATCTCTACGGTGATGTGCAGCGCCGTGACTCCACCTCTGCATCCGCGTCCGTCTCCTCGACGGAAGTAGACACGGACACAGACATAGACGGTCCTCTCTCGCTGTGTGAGAGGTCGGCTCTGCAGTTCACCTCCACTATCGAGCGCCTGCGTAAATCTGGAAGGCGGAAGTGA
- the si:ch211-151h10.2 gene encoding uncharacterized protein si:ch211-151h10.2 isoform X2: protein MPQLTVACPKGPAGTGPGRGVGRERACKWMEEVKEDEEGEPADRSQKQHSSNKAPVVRQPQQTSWSQTVRNSWYTFAPVGVVWSVCQLEAPLQQQQQPSLFLLDVCWRLLWLGSLWMALAGCVHALKWRLRPGHNQGESPLRTKQDVVTENRNNHYLWMSRSRSPGHDFSLALALADSLLLCVLQEPLPDPRGPHIKALLSRLESVSHTLEKADVGSEETLEEVGRESVLIDKVNLIRTYLQQRMRSLCRLIQVQGDFDVSVKDMLEGLEGLWAQLEELHTGVTLTKEGGRGHGDLASAQADAETLFAVLGHYRNSLQCCQAHLRDSTQLLQELTWSHTHMSNSVSSSSESVWPELLLQSNIEQFDKVQESFLSVEQQTSTFQAHLEGLGKGDQEGHVGPLAHANGARSHSASPQTSLHLYGDVQRRDSTSASASVSSTEVDTDTDIDGPLSLCERSALQFTSTIERLRKSGRRK from the exons ATGCCTCAGTTGACAGTTGCCTGCCCCAAAGGTCCAGCGGGTACGGGACCGGGACGGGGAGTGGGCCGGGAGCGGGCCTGTAAATGGATGGAGGAGGTAAAGGAGGACGAGGAGGGAGAACCTGCTGACAGGAGCCAAAAACAGcacag TTCAAACAAAGCCCCAGTTGTTCGTCAGCCACAGCAAACATCTTGGTCACAGACTGTGAGGAACAGCTGGTACACCTTTGCTCCGGTGGGTGTAGTGTGGTCAGTGTGCCAGCTGGAGGCGccgttgcagcagcagcagcagccctcTCTGTTCCTGCTGGATGTGTGCTGGAGGCTGCTGTGGCTGGGTTCACTGTGGATGGCTCTGGCAGGTTGTGTCCATGCCCTGAAGTGGCGCCTGCGGCCAGGACACAACCAG GGGGAGTCTCCACTGAGGACAAAGCAGGACGTTGTTACAGAAAACAGGAACAACCACTATTTATG GATGTCCCGGTCAAGGAGCCCGGGCCACGACTTTTCTCTGGCCCTCGCCCTGGCCGACagcctgctgctgtgtgtgcttCAGGAGCCCCTGCCAGACCCCAGGGGGCCCCACATCAAGGCTCTCCTCTCCAGGCTGGAG TCCGTGTCTCACACACTTGAGAAGGCTGATGTTGGGTCAGAGGAGACACTGGAGGAAGTGGGCCGAGAGTCTGTACTGATAGACAAAGTGAATCTCATCCGCACATACCTGCAGCAGAG GATGAGGTCCCTGTGTAGACTGATCCAGGTGCAGGGGGATTTTGACGTCAGTGTGAAGGACATGCTAGAGGGCCTGGAAGGCCTCTGGGCCCAGCTGGAGGAGCTGCACACTGGGGTCACACTCACCAAAGAGGGGGGCCGAGGCCACGGAGACCTGGCCTCTGCCCAGGCAGATGCAGAG ACTTTGTTCGCAGTCTTGGGTCACTACAGGAACAGCCTTCAGTGCTGCCAGGCTCATCTGAGGGACAGCACACAGCTACTGCAG GAGTTAACCTGGAGTCACACTCACATGAGCAACAGTGTGAGCAGCAGCAGTGAGTCAGTCTGGCCAGAGCTGTTGCTTCAGTCCAACATCGAGCAG TTTGACAAGGTGCAGGAGAGTTTCCTCTCCGTGGAACAACAGACCTCTACGTTCCAGGCCCACCTGGAGGGACTTGGGAAGGGGGATCAGGAGGGACATGTAGGGCCCCTCGCTCACGCTAACGGGGCCCGTTCACACTCAGCCTCTCCACAGACTTCCCTACATCTCTACGGTGATGTGCAGCGCCGTGACTCCACCTCTGCATCCGCGTCCGTCTCCTCGACGGAAGTAGACACGGACACAGACATAGACGGTCCTCTCTCGCTGTGTGAGAGGTCGGCTCTGCAGTTCACCTCCACTATCGAGCGCCTGCGTAAATCTGGAAGGCGGAAGTGA
- the si:ch211-151h10.2 gene encoding uncharacterized protein si:ch211-151h10.2 isoform X1 produces MPQLTVACPKGPAGTGPGRGVGRERACKWMEEVKEDEEGEPADRSQKQHSGSNKAPVVRQPQQTSWSQTVRNSWYTFAPVGVVWSVCQLEAPLQQQQQPSLFLLDVCWRLLWLGSLWMALAGCVHALKWRLRPGHNQGESPLRTKQDVVTENRNNHYLWMSRSRSPGHDFSLALALADSLLLCVLQEPLPDPRGPHIKALLSRLESVSHTLEKADVGSEETLEEVGRESVLIDKVNLIRTYLQQRMRSLCRLIQVQGDFDVSVKDMLEGLEGLWAQLEELHTGVTLTKEGGRGHGDLASAQADAETLFAVLGHYRNSLQCCQAHLRDSTQLLQELTWSHTHMSNSVSSSSESVWPELLLQSNIEQFDKVQESFLSVEQQTSTFQAHLEGLGKGDQEGHVGPLAHANGARSHSASPQTSLHLYGDVQRRDSTSASASVSSTEVDTDTDIDGPLSLCERSALQFTSTIERLRKSGRRK; encoded by the exons ATGCCTCAGTTGACAGTTGCCTGCCCCAAAGGTCCAGCGGGTACGGGACCGGGACGGGGAGTGGGCCGGGAGCGGGCCTGTAAATGGATGGAGGAGGTAAAGGAGGACGAGGAGGGAGAACCTGCTGACAGGAGCCAAAAACAGcacag CGGTTCAAACAAAGCCCCAGTTGTTCGTCAGCCACAGCAAACATCTTGGTCACAGACTGTGAGGAACAGCTGGTACACCTTTGCTCCGGTGGGTGTAGTGTGGTCAGTGTGCCAGCTGGAGGCGccgttgcagcagcagcagcagccctcTCTGTTCCTGCTGGATGTGTGCTGGAGGCTGCTGTGGCTGGGTTCACTGTGGATGGCTCTGGCAGGTTGTGTCCATGCCCTGAAGTGGCGCCTGCGGCCAGGACACAACCAG GGGGAGTCTCCACTGAGGACAAAGCAGGACGTTGTTACAGAAAACAGGAACAACCACTATTTATG GATGTCCCGGTCAAGGAGCCCGGGCCACGACTTTTCTCTGGCCCTCGCCCTGGCCGACagcctgctgctgtgtgtgcttCAGGAGCCCCTGCCAGACCCCAGGGGGCCCCACATCAAGGCTCTCCTCTCCAGGCTGGAG TCCGTGTCTCACACACTTGAGAAGGCTGATGTTGGGTCAGAGGAGACACTGGAGGAAGTGGGCCGAGAGTCTGTACTGATAGACAAAGTGAATCTCATCCGCACATACCTGCAGCAGAG GATGAGGTCCCTGTGTAGACTGATCCAGGTGCAGGGGGATTTTGACGTCAGTGTGAAGGACATGCTAGAGGGCCTGGAAGGCCTCTGGGCCCAGCTGGAGGAGCTGCACACTGGGGTCACACTCACCAAAGAGGGGGGCCGAGGCCACGGAGACCTGGCCTCTGCCCAGGCAGATGCAGAG ACTTTGTTCGCAGTCTTGGGTCACTACAGGAACAGCCTTCAGTGCTGCCAGGCTCATCTGAGGGACAGCACACAGCTACTGCAG GAGTTAACCTGGAGTCACACTCACATGAGCAACAGTGTGAGCAGCAGCAGTGAGTCAGTCTGGCCAGAGCTGTTGCTTCAGTCCAACATCGAGCAG TTTGACAAGGTGCAGGAGAGTTTCCTCTCCGTGGAACAACAGACCTCTACGTTCCAGGCCCACCTGGAGGGACTTGGGAAGGGGGATCAGGAGGGACATGTAGGGCCCCTCGCTCACGCTAACGGGGCCCGTTCACACTCAGCCTCTCCACAGACTTCCCTACATCTCTACGGTGATGTGCAGCGCCGTGACTCCACCTCTGCATCCGCGTCCGTCTCCTCGACGGAAGTAGACACGGACACAGACATAGACGGTCCTCTCTCGCTGTGTGAGAGGTCGGCTCTGCAGTTCACCTCCACTATCGAGCGCCTGCGTAAATCTGGAAGGCGGAAGTGA